From the genome of Anopheles moucheti chromosome 3, idAnoMoucSN_F20_07, whole genome shotgun sequence, one region includes:
- the LOC128303237 gene encoding integrator complex subunit 1: MDRGKSGPGIRATKKQQLSHPQAELYALGSKSSVGGSRGDDAKSRVVVGGVVSDRKREASSSLALGSGGGPTASKKMKLSAVASGSIGGGSSAGLGGVSGVGTSKISSGGDSSSSSSILEYWEQCAMECESVDLAATVLSAIEQQDSDSVVGYICGAIKLLISPKSKSESVLSLSLLYLARLRPHLFCNETITSALIAVLKRDSGGNAFKGRNNPTMHILACNLLARGYSDKKQWPESFIRTYIDDAINDRVWVDYEECAPFTDNIVAAFGTKIPPKWMLQPELSTLNPTTRDGTLPDEEHSTDSGMFGDALGKDPDANPPRFGHMREQLERMVVDAMKDQLNRRQGPDCSTKNLLRYISLTSGMLEVRAYIVPRLEIWIHNGKLIKSVQELLTFLCYNVTGQSPKEHEVLSNLAKVRLKSKPLINIFMIGLKEMINCQPEILTPLLKYVVQNELSNARNPNNMGMLAMMFQTKPTESAANLAEIYQEFLLQREDVLRTLRFFLRELVKMLRYDINLTVFCKVLLQNRTDLTPQIASSEFRDRIFHSIVDLVCLCMFLSVSPQIREANVSIRSGRETKSSTALSAFYQQQSIIQDQALAWMKDVVPRVYKPIAASDYKAALHKLLLLDSPEAYAKGDQWPPEPERAPLLRMVSEIPLQESLMLCILLIGIEKEIPFSIQDTMEITEQLVRRAGSLRHMDYPPLEITDLKIIELLFKMSEYHHPDNIVLPTDYEPPNLAISSLYWKTWIILLLISAHNPSSFGSFCWEQYPMLRLLMEMCITNQIGPPKPCEEELSVAALEKAQILEFENHLASNPITEQNSLLLSQLILMDPRGVARRPPNPVLDQIQQLNVSHRLGHLLCRSRKPDLLLEIIQRQGTSQSMPWLADLVQNSEGDFNHLPVQCLCEFLLANSGSVIVEASREAELLLYLQRVLQDETGEHQMMIGEVLEYFLRRLSSFSSASRQAAIRGLKLLLKVFQEEYDPGATVPIEANNGDWLLRYLPMIPHFPYVRPSVIVQLRAACQVENIPELVMVYIQFVAAHSAIDGEEAMLEHVMDMSHLIVERTTVFANIIPTLADPSEQRIQTLNCLFVMFNNFLIKLRDAKVIPHAFTEYPDLLLVQFADESQCHIHLNIIQAFVILLTHSSFISVAGQILDYWFPEGSPPPQAFTVDGSEPVCILPDWLKLKMIRSSVERLVDAALQGLTPDQIVLFVQNFGTPVSSMSKLLALLDRAVIVQYEAVNAAILNKSYLAQLIEIQRARGAKNGHISVKALDLLPQQLATASGEQKMVIDEEKEAKPLVASAEGSVMEPYRIELLPSTSGADLRRSVSSDARTASGSKTKEIEEAIELVLTCPLKLNRTAMGKYRKLIQRLMNSSSKSQEYAANKSISYLGRLLKSPQGQGLIKGLVQNSQVVCFFRALFETPIEKFENLNYMLHVLDEVIRCINPTSNTVLLEVLVSKRTQMIRHAQKEAGGMANGSNGKQESTVSTSGGTFGGELLQVLSTTRTADVEKKGMQQLWRTSRETLISVAATMLKGNGSRPEGMEVKSEPECNKCGLLVDWVADADSELIRVNKELQMELLFSRSLSNSRPYLLSLMSHQASWATLYQTVDLLMGSFNPAYDPASVLDFIDTLTRNPRLWQGRDKAVPKHEQIEYIVTLNVAQSCTFIDYILAEENGAAGPVRRLSQRVKLLLQCLPGKFSMLLGMVMYVQGCERRANAADFASAARKFLQQLYLNLPPMKFILPSVCTELYQADMRNEPGGCVADKFTYYIITTIACLNNPRDFQTMSAEMELIVRKLAASHPTLLLRQLSVLSALLQGRAHMDLHVLRSEYHFHLFHQVMGILELLAPLVYHDCYRAGLQNGLDCFFQLLKHHGTFKESYTLIYRFVEFLQAYIGANPATAIAFIEQYGDVLIDLSHQHFDLHALQQLVQGLSMLRHTGTFARKQSVGILADLDLLAASAASYVGRDAQRAINDSTVGDKLGDSGRAAVGLMLAPAIKNDILPNHWTELVAVLRSRDIDEVSVPLMELDALSVKRPALLEDIFDDVIRFVQHPSPTIRQMAHNLVTRWLKQSPGSVDTNGTALTAFVQCLNHEDVAVVHSALDKTTEYTLCLQEHTPQILKAVFELGIGSRINTYNALRRCVQALKKQHAC, from the coding sequence ATGGATCGCGGCAAATCTGGGCCGGGTATTCGGGCGACCAAGAAGCAACAGCTAAGCCATCCGCAGGCGGAGTTGTATGCTCTCGGTTCCAAATCGTCTGTTGGTGGTTCACGTGGTGACGATGCCAAATCTCGGGTCGTTGTCGGTGGTGTGGTATCGGACCGCAAACGGGAAGCGTCTTCCTCGTTGGCGCTGGGTAGCGGTGGAGGTCCAACCGCGTCGAAGAAAATGAAGCTTTCAGCTGTAGCGAGTGGTTCGATAGGAGGTGGTAGCAGCGCCGGGTTGGGCGGCGTATCCGGTGTCGGTACGAGTAAGATCTCCTCCGGCGGAGACAGCTCTAGCTCGAGCAGTATTCTCGAGTACTGGGAACAGTGTGCGATGGAGTGTGAATCAGTAGACCTGGCCGCGACCGTACTTTCGGCCATTGAGCAACAAGACAGCGACAGCGTCGTGGGATATATTTGCGGTGCAATCAAACTGCTCATATCGCCGAAATCGAAATCTGAATCAGTTTTATCACTATCGCTGCTGTATCTGGCCCGTTTGCGGCCACATTTGTTCTGTAACGAGACGATCACGTCGGCATTGATCGCTGTGCTGAAGCGAGATAGCGGTGGGAATGCATTCAAGGGCCGCAACAATCCAACGATGCATATTCTTGCGTGCAATCTGCTCGCCCGAGGATACAGCGATAAAAAGCAGTGGCCAGAAAGTTTCATCCGGACGTACATTGATGATGCGATCAATGATCGTGTGTGGGTGGATTACGAGGAGTGTGCCCCGTTTACCGATAATATTGTGGCAGCTTTCGGCACTAAAATACCACCCAAGTGGATGCTACAGCCGGAGCTGAGTACACTTAATCCAACGACGCGTGACGGCACACTGCCCGACGAGGAACACTCAACGGACAGCGGGATGTTTGGTGATGCATTGGGCAAAGATCCGGATGCAAATCCACCCCGATTTGGGCATATGCGTGAGCAGCTCGAGCGTATGGTGGTGGACGCGATGAAGGATCAACTTAACCGTCGACAAGGGCCGGACTGTTCGACGAAGAATTTGCTGCGATATATCTCACTAACGTCCGGCATGCTGGAGGTACGCGCTTATATTGTTCCGCGGCTAGAAATATGGATCCACAACGGGAAGTTGATTAAGTCGGTACAGGAACTGTTAACCTTCCTGTGCTACAACGTGACGGGCCAGAGTCCAAAAGAGCACGAGGTGCTCTCCAACTTGGCCAAGGTGCGATTGAAATCGAAACCACTGATTAACATCTTCATGATCGGGTTGAAGGAGATGATCAACTGCCAGCCGGAAATACTAACCCCGCTATTAAAGTATGTCGTGCAGAATGAACTCTCCAATGCGCGTAACCCCAACAACATGGGCATGCTGGCGATGATGTTCCAGACGAAGCCGACCGAATCGGCCGCCAACCTGGCGGAGATCTATCAGGAATTTTTACTACAGCGTGAAGATGTGCTGCGCACGTTGCGATTCTTCCTTCGCGAGTTGGTAAAGATGCTGCGCTACGACATCAACCTGACCGTGTTCTGCAAGGTGCTGCTCCAAAACCGGACGGATCTTACGCCGCAGATTGCTAGCTCAGAATTTCGCGATCGTATCTTCCACTCAATCGTCGATCTCGTGTGTCTGTGCATGTTCCTGTCCGTGTCGCCGCAAATACGCGAAGCAAACGTTTCCATCCGCAGTGGTCGCGAAACGAAAAGTTCCACCGCATTGAGTGCGTTCTATCAGCAGCAGTCGATCATACAGGATCAGGCACTCGCCTGGATGAAGGATGTCGTACCGAGGGTATACAAACCGATTGCTGCTAGCGATTATAAGGCGGCACTGCACAAGCTGCTGCTTTTAGATTCTCCTGAGGCGTACGCCAAAGGGGATCAGTGGCCACCGGAGCCGGAACGAGCTCCACTTCTTCGAATGGTGTCCGAGATTCCGTTGCAAGAGAGCCTCATGCTGTGCATACTGTTGATTGGTATTGAGAAGGAGATTCCCTTCTCGATACAGGATACAATGGAGATTACGGAGCAGCTGGTTCGAAGGGCTGGGTCCCTGCGGCACATGGACTACCCACCGCTGGAGATCACCGATCTGAAGATTATCGAGCTGCTGTTCAAGATGTCCGAATATCACCATCCGGATAATATCGTTCTTCCGACGGACTATGAGCCGCCCAATCTCGCCATCTCATCCCTGTACTGGAAAACGTGGATCATTTTGCTGCTCATCTCGGCCCACAATCCCTCCTCGTTCGGATCGTTCTGCTGGGAACAGTATCCGATGCTCCGGTTGCTGATGGAGATGTGCATTACGAATCAGATTGGACCGCCGAAACCATGCGAAGAAGAGCTCTCAGTAGCAGCCCTCGAGAAAGCCCAGATATTGGAGTTTGAGAACCATCTTGCCTCGAACCCGATTACGGAACAGAACAGTTTGCTTCTCTCCCAGCTGATATTGATGGATCCGCGTGGAGTAGCACGTCGACCACCGAATCCGGTCCTAGATCAGATACAGCAACTTAACGTTAGTCACCGGTTGGGGCATCTGTTGTGTCGCAGCCGCAAGCCGGACCTGCTGCTTGAGATCATCCAGCGGCAGGGAACGTCACAATCGATGCCGTGGCTGGCGGATTTGGTGCAAAACTCCGAGGGTGACTTCAACCACCTGCCGGTtcagtgtttgtgtgagtttcTGCTTGCCAATTCCGGCTCGGTCATTGTTGAAGCGAGCCGTGAAGCGGAACTGCTGCTGTACTTGCAGCGTGTACTGCAGGACGAAACGGGCGAGCATCAGATGATGATCGGAGAGGTGCTGGAGTATTTCCTTCGTCGGTTGTCATCGTTCTCGAGTGCCTCCCGACAGGCAGCTATTCGCGGATTGAAGCTATTGCTGAAAGTGTTCCAAGAGGAGTACGACCCTGGTGCCACCGTTCCGATAGAGGCTAACAATGGCGACTGGTTGTTACGCTATCTGCCCATGATACCACACTTCCCGTACGTGAGACCGAGCGTGATCGTACAGCTGCGCGCTGCCTGCCAGGTGGAGAACATTCCCGAGCTGGTGATGGTATACATCCAGTTCGTAGCGGCACATAGCGCAATAGATGGCGAAGAAGCAATGCTGGAACATGTGATGGACATGTCGCATCTGATTGTTGAACGTACCACCGTGTTTGCGAACATTATCCCCACGCTAGCAGATCCGAGCGAACAGCGCATCCAGACGCTCAACTGTTTGTTTGTCATGTTTAATAACTTCCTGATCAAGCTACGCGATGCGAAGGTTATACCACATGCGTTCACCGAATATCCCGACCTGTTGCTGGTGCAATTCGCCGACGAAAGCCAATGTCACATCCATCTCAACATCATCCAGGCCTTCGTGATACTGCTCACACATTCGTCGTTCATTTCGGTGGCGGGACAAATATTGGACTACTGGTTCCCGGAAGGTTCACCGCCTCCGCAAGCATTCACGGTGGATGGTTCGGAACCGGTGTGCATTCTGCCCGACTGGCTGAAGTTGAAGATGATTCGCAGCAGCGTTGAACGGCTTGTGGATGCCGCGCTGCAAGGGCTGACACCGGATCAAATTGTACTGTTTGTGCAGAACTTCGGCACCCCGGTCAGCTCGATGTCGAAACTGTTGGCCCTGCTCGATCGTGCCGTGATCGTGCAGTACGAGGCGGTAAATGCCGCCATTCTGAACAAGAGCTATCTCGCACAGCTAATAGAGATACAACGGGCACGCGGTGCCAAGAATGGACACATTTCGGTTAAGGCGCTAGATTTACTGCCACAACAGTTGGCTACCGCTTCCGGGGAGCAAAAGATGGTGATCGATgaagaaaaggaagcgaaaccGCTGGTAGCATCCGCAGAAGGGAGCGTAATGGAGCCGTACCGAATTGAGCTGTTGCCATCGACTTCTGGCGCTGATCTGCGCCGTTCTGTGTCTTCCGATGCAAGGACTGCATCCGGCTCGAAGACGAAGGAGATCGAGGAAGCAATCGAGCTGGTGCTTACCTGCCCATTGAAGCTAAACCGCACCGCCATGGGCAAGTACCGGAAGCTTATTCAACGGCTGATGAACTCATCGTCAAAGTCACAGGAATATGCCGCTAACAAGTCGATCTCGTACCTGGGCCGTTTGCTAAAGAGTCCCCAAGGTCAGGGTTTGATAAAGGGATTGGTGCAGAACTCGCAAGTTGTATGCTTCTTTCGGGCGTTGTTTGAAACGCCAATCGAAAAGTTTGAAAATCTCAACTATATGTTGCATGTGCTGGATGAGGTTATTCGTTGTATTAATCCGACGTCGAATACCGTCCTGTTGGAGGTGTTGGTCAGCAAGCGGACGCAGATGATACGTCACGCCCAGAAAGAGGCGGGTGGTATGGCGAATGGGTCAAATGGGAAGCAAGAATCAACGGTCAGCACCTCTGGTGGTACGTTTGGCGGTGAATTGCTGCAGGTACTCTCGACTACCAGAACTGCCGATGTGGAAAAGAAAGGAatgcaacagctgtggcgcacAAGCCGGGAAACACTGATCAGTGTCGCAGCCACCATGCTGAAAGGAAACGGTAGCAGACCAGAAGGGATGGAAGTGAAAAGCGAACCTGAGTGTAACAAATGTGGGCTGCTGGTCGATTGGGTGGCCGACGCAGACTCGGAGCTGATTCGGGTCAACAAGGAGCTGCAAATGGAGCTATTATTTAGTCGAAGCTTGTCGAATTCGCGCCCATATCTGCTGTCGCTGATGTCACATCAGGCGAGCTGGGCTACACTGTACCAGACGGTGGACTTACTGATGGGATCGTTCAATCCCGCGTACGATCCCGCCTCGGTGTTAGATTTCATCGATACGCTAACGCGCAATCCGCGCCTTTGGCAGGGACGGGACAAAGCCGTACCGAAGCACGAACAGATCGAGTATATCGTAACGCTGAACGTGGCGCAATCTTGTACCTTCATCGATTACATACTGGCGGAGGAAAACGGTGCGGCAGGGCCAGTTCGTCGTTTGAGTCAGCGCGTGAAGCTACTGTTACAGTGTTTACCGGGCAAATTTTCCATGCTGCTGGGTATGGTGATGTACGTGCAGGGCTGTGAGCGTCGCGCGAATGCGGCCGACTTTGCTTCCGCGGCCAGAAAATTTCTGCAACAGCTGTATCTGAACCTACCGCCCATGAAGTTTATCCTGCCGAGCGTCTGTACGGAACTATACCAGGCCGATATGCGCAACGAGCCCGGTGGATGTGTGGCGGACAAGTTCACGTACTACATCATTACGACGATCGCGTGTCTGAACAATCCGCGCGACTTTCAAACCATGTCCGCAGAAATGGAGCTAATTGTGCGGAAGCTTGCCGCATCGCATCCAACGCTACTGCTGCGACAGTTGTCCGTACTGTCCGCACTGCTACAGGGTCGTGCCCACATGGATCTGCACGTGCTGCGTTCGGAGTATCACTTCCATCTGTTCCACCAGGTGATGGGCATACTGGAGCTGTTGGCACCGCTCGTATATCACGATTGCTATCGTGCAGGGCTGCAGAACGGGCTGGATTGTTTTTTCCAGCTGCTGAAGCATCACGGTACATTTAAGGAAAGCTACACACTGATCTACCGCTTTGTCGAGTTTCTGCAAGCATACATCGGGGCAAATCCGGCCACGGCCATTGCCTTCATAGAGCAGTACGGTGACGTGTTGATCGATCTTTCCCATCAGCACTTTGATTTGCACGCGCTGCAGCAACTGGTGCAAGGTCTGTCAATGTTACGCCACACGGGCACATTCGCTCGGAAGCAATCCGTTGGTATTCTGGCCGATTTGGACCTGCTGGCAGCAAGCGCAGCATCGTACGTCGGAAGGGATGCTCAGCGCGCCATCAACGATAGCACCGTTGGTGATAAACTGGGCGATTCTGGCCGTGCAGCAGTGGGGCTGATGCTGGCACCGGCCATTAAGAATGATATTCTACCGAACCACTGGACCGAGCTCGTCGCGGTGCTACGATCCAGAGACATCGATGAAGTTTCTGTCCCGTTAATGGAATTGGACGCACTGTCCGTTAAGCGACCGGCACTGCTCGAAGACATCTTTGACGATGTGATCCGGTTCGTGCAACACCCGTCGCCTACAATCCGACAAATGGCGCATAATCTGGTGACGCGTTGGTTGAAGCAGAGCCCGGGCAGCGTTGATACGAATGGGACGGCATTGACTGCATTTGTACAGTGTCTTAACCATGAGGACGTTGCAGTGGTGCACAGTGCGCTGGACAAGACGACGGAGTACACGCTGTGTCTGCAGGAACACACGCCACAAATATTGAAGGCTGTCTTCGAGCTGGGCATCGGAAGCCGGATCAACACGTACAATGCGCTACGGCGTTGTGTTCAGGCACTGAAGAAGCAGCATGCCTGTTAA